Genomic segment of Panicum virgatum strain AP13 chromosome 9N, P.virgatum_v5, whole genome shotgun sequence:
CCCCTCCCTGCATTCCCCGCCGCCCCTGCATCCCACACCAGACTTCCTCCTCCGtctccgccccctcctccctccgccgccggcggctcgACGGCCCACGCGGCCTCCAACCCCTCCCTCATTTTCTTCTCCTCCCCTGCTCACCTCTCCCACCCTCGGCCATCCCCGCCGTCGAGCCATGCCGGCCACCCTTCTCCCGCATCCCTGCGCGGGACAAGCAGCGCCAGCCTTCacctgcgcgcgcggcggccacggccccTCTCCGCCGGCTCCTCCGACGAGGCCATGGCGGTGGAGGCCACTTCCCCCCTCGAGCTCGGCCAAGGCCccctcgtcgacggcggccatggcgcgcgggCCACGGCGGGGTGGCCACAGCAACAAGGCGGTGCTCCGTGCGCGGGCATCCGGCCGGCCACCCGTCCTGGCCCAGGCGGGTGCGCGCAGGCCGCCGGTGGCCCGTGCCCGTCCCTGCTTGCTCCGGTGCACGAGTGcgggcgggccgcggcggcgtggcgaacCTGCGGCCGTGCGCGGCCTGGCGAGCAGGGCCGGCCGTACGCGGCGTGCCTCGCGGCGGCATGGCGAGCAGGGGAAGACGGCGAGGAgggcgccgcggccacggcggagTGGTGCGGAGCGGCGATGGGGCGGGTCGGCACGCGGCGCGCGGGGGGCCTCGCTCCACGGCGTGGATttgcggcggcgtcgggcgttcccctccttccctccctcccccttcccctgcgggtggagctcgggcggcggtggcggcatccagtggcgagcggtggcggccggggagCAAGGGAGGCGCGTCCTCGGCGCGGTTCCTCGACTCTGCTCTTGCCCCGGCGCAGGCGGAGctcttcctccctcccctctctctctctcgcggcgcggcggcggcggacccgtGAGGCCGGTGACCCATCCCCGGCGCAACGATGCGCCCTCCTCCCCAGTCTCCCTCCACGGCTCTATGTTCCGCCTCGCCGCTGGGCGCAGAGCTGGACGCGGCGGTGCGCGAAGCGGCGGCGCCCCGTGGAGACGGGTCAAGCAGACCCCGGCGGGATCCACACGCAGGCAAGGCGGTGCGGTAGGTCGGCGCATGCGGGCACGCAGGGAAGGCAGAAGCGCCAAATCGATGGCTCGCATCTATTTTCTCTCTCCCGGGCACGTGTCGCTCGCGGAGCATTGGAGCGCTCTCGAGCCTCCCTATCCAGGGTGCATAGTAACTAGAGTATGAGCAATAATTGAGCAGTGGATAAGACCACATCAGGGCCGTTCCTGGGCCAGGATGTATATCCATCTGGAGGTCTCTAGGTATGGGCCGGCCCAGTGGCAACAAGCCGAGTAACTAAAAAGTCTTTGTGGCAGTCATGGACTTAATTTGATCACCTAGTTTTTGTAGTTTTCTGTGCTTTGCTTGGTTCTGTTTTTTCTTTGCGTATTGTAAACTGGTACCCCAGTCGGCCTGTGTACTGGACCGGAACTTATGGTTTTCAATTAAAGCAGAGTTCTTCTccttaaaaaaaaagttgatcaTACCCTCCTCGGCTGTCTGCTCGAGGCCGTGGCCAGCCACTCAAGACTCTCCGGGCATTTGCACGTGTCCTCCGGTCAGATAGATCCGATCCCAACAAAAAAGACTCCTCGCTCGAGACACCTGTGGACTTTGGTCAACGTACAGACTCTATCTGGCTGATCGATCTctgggtgcgggtgcgggtgcgggtgcgtgCGCTCGTACGCAGCGAACCCGTCGACCTTTGGCGGCCCTCGCGACAAATGCTCCCCGACATgagttttttctcttttttttctttttccgggTTCCCCGACATGTGTTAACGGCGCCAGCAATGACAAGAAGCCGTGCAAGCACCAGGGCTCTGAACTGTAGTACTCAGCGTTTATTATTAACGTATAGCAGATGAGCTAGCCATCCATCAAGggaagaaaaataataatatgcGGAGATAAAGCATAaaaaagtgtgtgtgtgtgtattaaATCCCCTAcggtttttctaaatttattttagTAGTTAACTAGCACGTCTATTATTCCGTGGTAGACAACATGTTCGTCAACAGAGAATATAAAAAAAACTCGATCGGGGTTGAAACGGTCCCCACCTgtgtttcattaagaggaagcgactGCCTCGGCTCTTAACCCGATCGAGAAACCCCTCGAACCCTGGCccaccagcgagggggattttttACCCCGCGACATCGGAAATTCGCGTCCCCCAGGACTCGAACCCGCGCCGCGGGGGTGCCGCCAGCCCCAGCCGGCCAACATGATGACTTTTTTCAATCTTGGGAATTGCCGATCTAACTATTCTCCTGGAGGTGCTTACATTACAGAATCGGGATATATGGGATGTGCTTGCATTGCAATGCACACGTAGGTATATAAAAACTCTTAAAATtttatatagacacacacacgtAGGTATATAAAaactttaaaaaaatttaatctGTGACTTTCCTCGCACGGAGAACGCCGCATGATCGACTTGCTTGACTCTGCATGCGCCAAATAATTACAGTGGCGCTGTGCCGGTCTGATTTTACCTGGCCTGCACAGTGCACACCAATGCAAGGAGGAGCAGCGGTTCGCTTTACAATTTCCAGTACACTACTGGCGCCCTTTCCGGCCGCGTGCAGTGCAGGTGCAGTCCACTGTTCTTCCTTAGCTTTTTACTACGTCGCGTACTACCGCAGCATGCATGCGCCGCTGCTGGCTAGCTAGCAAGCTTTGCTACGGACCTGCACGCAGGAAACCGCATTGATTCTACAGTTGCACATCTTTGGATCACGTACAACTTATTAAGGCCCCGTTTAGctgcaaaaatcaaaattccaaaaaaaatttccggcacctgcatggagacttaaatctagatgaaataaaaaacgtattgtgactgctgtctgtaaatcgcgagacgaatctaatgaacctaattaggccgtgatcagacgctaaattgctacagtattgctacagtaacaacctctaatgacggattaattaggctcattacattcgtctcgtgatttacagacgagttctgtaatttattttgtgattaatttatgtttagtacttcaaacatAAAAAGCtgctttttcaaaaactttacggaacgcaactaaacggggcctaagtATTACAGGGTACACACCGTGTGGTGTGTGTGCGCTAGGGCTGCTGGCACCTCCAACTCCAATAGACCAGGGACTTGTTTAgttgtaaaattcaaaattccaaaactatcacatcgaaagagaatcttacatgcattaatcattaaatctagacgaaaaaaaatgaattgcatagtttgcttttaaattgcgagacgaatctaaagagcctaattagactatgattagacactaaattgcaaAAGGAATTGCTACAGTACATATgtgctaatcatggattaattagtcttaataaattcatctcgtagtttatagacgagttctgtaattagttttgtaattagccTATGATTTTTTTCTGAACGAACGGGCACGAGACTGTGCCTATTTCATTGATAAAGAAGGAGAGTACAGCCGGCGAAccggaaagaaaaaaaaggaaaggattACTCTCTACGTATTAGCGACTCCAGATCTTTGGCTCCCGCAAGAGCCCATGCTGCCGCCTCATTCTTGATTTTAGAGAAGAGGCCTGGGGCTGATGTCTCATGCCTCCGGAAAACTCTTGCGTTTCGCTCGCACCAGATCTCCCAGATGACCAAGAGGGAGAGCTGGAGAGAATCGCTTTCCACAGCACATGTTCGCTTGTTATGATGTTAGACCACCACTGCAGGGTGTTCTCGCTCGGCATCCATAGCTGTGGGTGTAGTGTTGGTTGTGCCGTCCAAGACGCAATTAGGCTCCAAACTCTTCTAGTGAACCTGCAGTCTGCCATCAGATGAAGCGCGGTTTCAGGGGCACTTCGGCAGAGGGGGCATGAGGGGTTGTGCGGCCATCCCCTACGTTGTAGCCTGTCTGAGGTCCACACTCTGTTTTGGTTGATCAACCAGGCGAAGAATTTACACTTTGGCGGCGCCCAAGCCTTCCAGATCGCCTGTGCTCGTTTTGCTTTGACATTGCCAAGGAATTGCGCTTTATAGGCAGAGGCCGCTGTATACTTTCCAGACGCTGTTAGCTTCCATATAATTTGATCTTCCTGATTCTGTTGTAGCTGGGTGCTCCGGAGCATCCCCCAGAGCTTGAGCAATTCTTGGACGTGGCCGAGCGTAAGGCCCCCTGCTCTTCGTATGTCTCGTATCCAAGTATGCCTTTCTAGCGCTGCCGCCACTGTACGATTCTTTGGCCGGCTGATTTTGAAGAGGCTTGGCGCAATGTCTTTCGTCCTGCGGCCTTGTAGCCACCCTGAATGCCAGAAGCTCGTCCTCTTGCCATTACCCACAGTGATTGTTGTGCATGCAGCGAAAAGGAGGCCATCAATGTCATCACATGGTGTTTTTGTTCCCAACCAAACTTTTTCAGGTGACACCCATTCCTGCCATAGCCACCGCAGCCTGAGAGCTCTTGCGAATCTTTCAAGGTTAAGGATGCCCAAGCCACCATTTTCTTTAGGCATGGTGTATTGTCGCCTGCCCAGAGAAACTTTTTTCTCTGTTTGTCGAGCTCCTCAAGGATGTCCTTGGGCGCTTTTAGAACCGATAGTAGGTATACAGGTAGCGAAAAAGCACCGATATTGTCAAGCAGATTCGTCCAACCTGAGTGAGATGCCGCCCGTGCCAGCCCGCTAGCTTGGACGTTGCCTTGTCCAGCAGTGGTTGGAAATCAGCTTTTCATAGCCTCCTCACCGTGAGTGGAAGTCCCAGGTATTTAATGGGGATGCTGGTGCGCACTACGAGGAAGCCTGACAGAGTCTCGATCAGGTTCACGGCCTCGCAACTGATCGGTGTAACACTTGTTTTCAGCAGGTTTGTCGTAAGACCCATGACCTCGCCGAAGTTCTTTAGGATGAGTGCTAGATTATTGATGTCGCTTCGGTCTGGTTTTACGAAGATCACCGCATCATCCACATACATTGATATCCTGAAACGAGCGATTCTGCCTCCTAGCTTGTGCAGCAATTTTAGCTCTGTTGCCTTGAGAAGTAGCCCCGTGTAGGGGGTCAAAAGCAAGAATGAAGAGGAGCGGGGAGAGAGGGTCCCCCTAGCCTATGATTGatacttcaaatgtgcaaagatttcatttcaaaaactttGTGGGCGCAACTAAACGAGGCCCAGATCCATCATCTTGTCATTGCATTGGCAAGTTTTATTTCCaggactatatatatatatatatatatatatatatatatatatatatatatatatatatatatatatatatatatatatatatatatatatatgcatgctaGACATGTATATGGAACTACGAATGAAAACGATTAAATATGAATCACTATGAACATCTGATGAATTAAATACATTGGTTCATATGTTTGAAAATTTGGAAACTTACTTTAACCAACACGAGGAAACCTAGCTTATTATGATGAAGTCGAAGTAATAAGCCTTAGCTTTGCAAACTTCAATTTAGCACGTACGGATGGTGTATGGCATGTCAACCCATCTTAGGTCGAGAATTAGTCCAAAGCACCCGGAATTCATTTTTCTAAATTATGATTAAGTACCCAAAATACATTTTTCTAAGTCACCCAcatttttatttgcaaaaagATCGAATCCCCCTCCAAAAAGAAACATTATCCAAACCTGCTATcaatggtaaaaaaaaatcacttgCTTCCATATATGCTTTTAAATTTACCCACCTTATCCGGTGTAATAAAAAAGAACTAACCCAAAGAACTCAAAGGGACCTTATCCGGTGTAATAAAAAGAACTAACCGAAAGAACTCAAATATACTGCTCCAAATTACATGTTTGGGCATCACTTGCTTCCATATATGCTTTTGACGTCTaacatatatatagatagatagaagataccgttcaaaaaaaaaaagatagatagAAGATAGCCACACACACATCTATAATGCTGATTCAATTGAGAAATACAATAAGGAAACATTGTTGGCATGTATGCTCATAACATCCTAAACATTAGTCACTTCATGAAGCTACTTGTCCATATATATTTTCTAATAAAGATATTCTTAGCTTGGCCAAGTGCATGTGTTTATGTTTATGGACTAACTGATCTAGGTTAATATATAAGCCACAGCTAGGTGAGACAAAATGGAGATAGATATATAGGGAGAATAATACCACAAggaagaaaatcaccttatcaGTTAGTATGATGTCACAAATGCAACATAAGCAAAACGTGGCGTACCAGAAACATATAGCACACAACTGATTAATGATTTACATGAAGAATGGCAAAAATATGACGAACATGCTCGCTATTGCTTGGCTTTGACTTTCCCAAAATGCTCGCCATTGTGAGACGATGTGGGGTCCGGCATGCATGCCGCAAGAATCACCAGCCGGAGCCACCACAACACTTGCGGATGGCTCGGCAAGACTATCAAGACCAACTGTTGGGGAGTTGCACCTGTAGATACACATTCACATACACCAACACAGCAACACTACAGCACCTCCTGGCCTCAGGCCTTTCTTCAGCTTCCCACAAGCATATGCTCATTTTTCGCTGTTCTCTAAAATAGTCTCGCTCATCATCCGATCCATCCATTTGCATTGGGCACATCTATCCATGCGATCGATCGAGCTTGGAAAAGGAACCTCTTAATTCTCTCCTGTCCTCTATGTTCGGAGCTCTCACCACACTCACCAGTAGTAAGACAAAAGTAAACAGGCCCCCACTGTTCTTTTCTTCTTTAGCTGTGCTAGCTCCTCACTCTCACACGGTCACGGCCGTCTCACCCAGTAAACCCTCCTCCACCATGCCCTTGATCACTTCTTGCCGTCTCTCCACTCGAGCCTTCATCAAAATTACTCACCATGCTTGATGCCACCAGGAGGAGGAAGCAGACCACAAAAGAGGACCAGTTCTCTGCCATGGTATCATTCTCTTGATTGTGTTCATGTTCATCCCAGCTGGAACCAGCATGCAATCATGTATCTCATCATCATGTACTAGCTATATCCATTATGTTCCTCACATTTCTCCTCTAACTAATTTGGTGTCGAACTTTTCTGTTTGGAACGAGCGAGCAGCTTCACCATGGCAGGATCATTCCAACTCATGGCGGCGGTACCGGTGGCCGTGGCGGCAAGGAAGCGCATCGCAACAAGCAACACCACCACCAGCTTCCCGGAGCTCCTCCTGTGGCTCCTCAGCCTGGCATGCCAGCTGAAGCCTCGATGAGCGCCGGTGGCGGGTCCTCCAGCTGCTCCTGGGTCAAGCCGGGCTGCATGATGGAGCTCGCCAGGCTCGCCAAGATCCCGCCGCCGGAGTCGGGGCTCCCGTGCCCGCGCTGCCGCTCCGCCGACACCAAGTTCTGCTACTACAACAACTACTCCCTGTCGCAGCCGCGGCACTTCTGCAGGGCGTGCCGGCACTACTGGacgcacggcggcgcgctccgggACCTCCCCTTCTCCAgcagcgcccgccgccgccgccgcagcaagcCGGCGTCAACTAAGCACGAGCCGTCGTCCAAGGTGGCCAGCTGCTGCGCTTCTGGGACAGGTGCCAGGGCGTCGCCATCCACGTCCTCCGGCGTCAGCGCcgttcctggcggcggcggcggtagagCGGTCGCGGCGGTGGCCACGGCCGTCATGCACACGCCGCAGCCGCTGGCGCAGCTGGCGTCGCTGGCAGTAGGCGCGGAACGACATAGAACTGTTGCGTCGTCGAGGCTATGGTTGCCCGGGCACAGAAGCTCACAGCAGCAGGATCCCTTGGGCTATCGTCATCAGCTCGGCAACATCACAGcgctgccactgccaccaccatcaGGCTAGAGGTAGAGCACCAATGGCGGTATCCTCCTCCGCAGAGGCAGCCCTTGTCTTTCTTAGGCTACATTAATGCCGCCATCGCTGCACCACCTACGACGCCCGCCGCTGGCTCTCTCATCGGTGCATCAGACGCCGGCGGCACCGAGGCCGGTAGCTTCGCCGGAGGACAGATGCAAGCAGCCATCATCTCCAGGGTTCCCGGCTCCGCGGCGCTGACCACGGAACCGGCGGCGTCCGAGATGATGATGGGGACACTGacgacggcgagctcgccgggagaGTTCCAGGTGGAGAGCGGCGGCCTTTCTCATTTCCTTGGTAGCGGCAGCTGGGCATGCAGCTACGGATCGTGCTCCGCAGGCAACGGCGGCGGAAGCAACAGCTGCGCGGCCGCTCCGGGCACCTCCGTGTGGCCGGACCCGTCAGGCCCCACCTCGTCGTCTTCTGGTACCATGCTGTGACCGACCGAAGCACATGGTGCCGGCCGGCAATGGCTGATCGATGCTGCAAAAGGCAGCCTGTGGCTTAGGCTTAGTCGGCTACTGATGAGTAGTGGTAGATCAAACTaaggagctagctagctagctagaattCGTGGTCCAAGATCATGCGACTAGGGGCTTGGGCTAGCCTGATCTGATCTAGAAGCTGTAGGCGGTGGGTTTTTACTGTTGCCCGATCGAGCGGTTCTATCTCTTGCTTTTCAGTTTTCACTGCGGCATGCTACATTGCTACCTCGATCGATGCTGTTCTTGTACTGTTCAGAATGGGCTAAAGCGTCTGCTGTAACTGCTGGGTTTTGATGTGCAATTGAAGCGCTGCGTGATGTGTAGTGTACCACCAATGGAATCCACAAAGCTAGACGGTCTCCTTCACGGCTCCTTACACTATTCAGAGTTCAGAGGCTGAATGACACTGTGGCAAGACCGCTAATATACACCAAGGTAGTGTGCGACTCTACTCTGCAGCTGGTTAAAAGACAATGCAAGACACCCGTCGACACCACACCGACAAACCAAAACAAAAACATTGCAGCTAGTAAATTAAGAGATCAAACTGGCTTTTGTAAGAGAGGAAGGATCAAACTGACACGTACAGAGACATTGAGATCTCAACTGGAGTTTCAGTGCATTGTCTCGTCTGCAGCATCCTTCTCAGACTGacgttgccgccgccgtcgccaccgccaaCCCCTGCCCGCTTCGCCTCCGTACCCGAGGTCAGAGGCCGGGATCTCCTTGACCACAATGGGCGCCCCGGCGGGATCCCCAGGAATCCGCGGGGCTCTGGCACGTGGAGCTCCGGCTCGATGGTCCCCAAGCCCAGCGGGCGCCCTAGACGGTCCACCGTTGGCGTCGGCCGCGCGGCCGGGACGTGCGGCTCGACTGCCGGTGGAGGCTCCACGGCCGggtgcgcctgcgcctgcgcccgcgGCGACGTGCTTGTCGCAGAAGATGACGAAGCCCTCGAGGAGCGTGAggaaggcggcgccggcgagcgtggAGCGGGCGGCCACGCTGGCGCCCGGGAGCGGGAGGTGCATGCACTACCGGAAACTGTGCAAATGCCGTGTGCACGATTTTGCCGTGCGCCTAATCTCGGGCACACAGCAAAATAGGCATTTGCCGAGTGCAGCAAAATCAACACCCGGCAAAacaaaggcacacggcaaataaggAGAAAGCTCACGGCAAAGTGCAGCACACGGTAAATA
This window contains:
- the LOC120689175 gene encoding dof zinc finger protein 2-like, which codes for MSAGGGSSSCSWVKPGCMMELARLAKIPPPESGLPCPRCRSADTKFCYYNNYSLSQPRHFCRACRHYWTHGGALRDLPFSSSARRRRRSKPASTKHEPSSKVASCCASGTGARASPSTSSGVSAVPGGGGGRAVAAVATAVMHTPQPLAQLASLARQPLSFLGYINAAIAAPPTTPAAGSLIGASDAGGTEAGSFAGGQMQAAIISRVPGSAALTTEPAASEMMMGTLTTASSPGEFQVESGGLSHFLGSGSWACSYGSCSAGNGGGSNSCAAAPGTSVWPDPSGPTSSSSGTML